A window of the Thiomicrospira microaerophila genome harbors these coding sequences:
- a CDS encoding undecaprenyl-diphosphate phosphatase yields the protein MDIFHAIVLGIIEGLTEFLPISSTGHLIVAAELMGLNQDDHNTAFKIIIQLAAILAVFATYAERFHPSQYRLWIKVFIAFLPIASIGFLFADSIEALFNVATVAWMFIIGGVIFLVVEHFYKESQHTVRNLDQLTYKQTLWIGFAQIFALIPGTSRAGATIIGGMLTGLDRKTSAEFSFLLALPVLTATSGYSLLKHYDAFAQTSFTPLIIGFIVSFLVAWLSIKLFLKFLQHFTFRAFGIYRILLGSALLIWFV from the coding sequence ATGGATATATTTCACGCTATTGTTCTCGGTATTATTGAAGGCCTCACCGAGTTTTTACCGATTTCATCGACCGGCCACCTGATTGTCGCCGCCGAACTCATGGGCTTAAACCAAGACGACCACAATACGGCCTTTAAAATCATTATCCAATTAGCGGCGATTTTGGCGGTATTTGCCACCTATGCCGAACGCTTTCATCCCAGCCAGTATCGGCTGTGGATCAAGGTATTTATCGCGTTTCTACCCATCGCCTCGATAGGGTTTCTATTTGCCGATTCGATTGAAGCCCTGTTTAATGTCGCCACGGTAGCCTGGATGTTTATTATCGGTGGGGTGATCTTTTTAGTGGTCGAGCATTTTTACAAAGAAAGCCAGCATACCGTGCGTAATCTCGATCAACTGACCTATAAACAAACCCTATGGATTGGTTTTGCACAAATTTTTGCGCTGATCCCCGGCACCAGTCGCGCCGGTGCGACCATTATTGGTGGCATGCTGACCGGGCTAGATCGCAAAACCTCGGCAGAGTTTTCTTTCTTACTGGCGCTGCCAGTGCTAACGGCGACCTCCGGTTATTCCCTGCTCAAGCATTATGACGCCTTTGCACAAACCAGCTTCACGCCTTTAATAATCGGTTTCATAGTTTCCTTTCTGGTCGCCTGGCTATCGATTAAATTATTTTTAAAATTTTTACAACACTTCACCTTTCGTGCCTTCGGCATCTACCGTATTCTGCTTGGCAGTGCGTTATTAATTTGGTTTGTTTAG
- the hflC gene encoding protease modulator HflC, with protein MKALLGIFIAAVLFIGSNSLFVVKESETGVVFRLGEIVKTDLQPGLHVKTPFINNVRMFDQRIQTMDATPERYLTGELKNLEVDSYVKWRVRNAERFYTSMSGDYNLANQRLSQIIKDGLRSQFGSRTVEDVISGDRVEVAQIITRQAGREAEQFGIEIVDVRLKRIDLPRDISESVYRRMEAERQRVAADLRSLGAEAAERLRADADRQRTVIIANAFREAEETRGQGDAQAARVFADAYGIDKEFFSFYQSLNAYQQSFSSKSDMIILDPNTDFFKHFNPR; from the coding sequence ATGAAAGCGTTATTAGGTATTTTTATCGCTGCGGTATTGTTTATCGGCAGTAACTCATTGTTTGTGGTAAAAGAATCAGAAACCGGTGTGGTCTTTCGTTTAGGGGAAATTGTTAAGACAGATCTACAACCAGGCCTGCATGTCAAAACACCATTTATTAACAATGTCAGAATGTTTGATCAGCGTATTCAAACGATGGATGCAACCCCTGAACGCTACCTAACCGGTGAGTTAAAAAACTTGGAAGTTGACTCCTATGTAAAATGGCGAGTACGAAATGCCGAAAGGTTTTACACCTCGATGAGTGGGGATTACAACCTAGCTAACCAGCGTTTGTCTCAGATCATTAAGGACGGACTTCGCTCGCAGTTTGGTAGTCGTACCGTAGAAGATGTTATTTCGGGTGACCGTGTTGAAGTGGCACAAATCATTACTCGTCAAGCTGGGCGTGAAGCCGAGCAGTTTGGCATTGAAATTGTTGATGTTCGCTTAAAGCGTATTGATCTACCTCGTGATATCAGTGAATCGGTTTATCGTCGTATGGAAGCGGAGCGTCAACGTGTCGCTGCCGACTTACGTTCACTGGGTGCTGAGGCAGCAGAGCGTTTAAGGGCAGATGCCGACAGACAACGTACGGTCATTATTGCTAATGCCTTCCGTGAAGCTGAAGAAACACGAGGCCAAGGCGACGCACAAGCAGCAAGAGTTTTCGCTGACGCGTACGGCATTGATAAAGAGTTTTTCTCTTTTTATCAAAGTTTGAATGCATATCAGCAATCTTTTTCAAGCAAATCAGATATGATTATTCTTGATCCAAATACTGATTTCTTTAAACACTTTAACCCAAGATAA
- the mgtE gene encoding magnesium transporter — protein sequence MIREELLYQINDLFKIDNQKGLLRLVRNTPSNDLAEALDTADQAFQLKLLRCLPSGPKALLFSHLNTELQDKLIMAMTLEEATELLTHMPSDDRVDIYNRMPQNYRIKVMQGMAQRERDDILKMASFAEGTTGAMTTSDYVSISSGITVREALQKVRLQAPNKETIYTIYVTNSERQLEGTLSLRDLIMAAEDQTVDSIMRTEIVFAKAEWPREQTANLISRYDLLAIPVINGGNRLIGIVTVDDAMDVSEEEATEDFHKGGGTMALKNISMKDATVSLLYRKRVFWLVLLVFGNIFSGAGIAHFEDAILAYVALVFFLPLLIDSGGNAGAQSSTLMVRALATGDVILKDWFSMLGREFSVALLLGVTIGLAVATLGIFRGGYEIALVVSMSMVAIVIVGSVIGMSLPFILSRFKLDPAAASVPLITTIADGVGVIIFFSIAVMMLDMPADV from the coding sequence ATGATCCGCGAAGAACTTTTGTACCAAATTAATGACCTGTTTAAGATAGACAATCAAAAAGGTCTCCTCAGACTCGTTAGAAATACGCCAAGCAATGACCTTGCTGAAGCACTCGATACGGCCGATCAAGCATTCCAGTTAAAACTACTGCGCTGCCTGCCAAGTGGACCTAAGGCTTTGTTATTTAGCCACCTGAATACCGAGTTACAAGATAAGCTAATTATGGCAATGACACTTGAGGAAGCCACAGAACTCCTTACACATATGCCATCGGATGACCGGGTTGATATATATAACAGAATGCCACAGAACTATCGCATCAAAGTGATGCAGGGCATGGCGCAACGCGAGCGTGATGATATTTTAAAAATGGCCTCTTTTGCAGAAGGCACAACTGGCGCGATGACTACCAGTGATTATGTATCCATATCATCAGGCATTACCGTTAGGGAAGCCCTTCAAAAAGTTAGATTACAAGCGCCAAACAAGGAAACAATTTACACCATTTATGTAACAAATTCAGAGCGCCAACTAGAGGGAACGCTATCATTACGTGATTTAATTATGGCCGCTGAGGATCAAACCGTTGATAGCATTATGCGTACTGAAATTGTGTTTGCTAAAGCTGAATGGCCTCGCGAACAAACAGCAAACCTGATTAGCCGTTATGACCTTTTGGCTATTCCAGTGATTAACGGTGGCAATAGACTCATTGGCATTGTCACGGTTGATGATGCGATGGATGTGAGCGAAGAAGAAGCGACCGAGGATTTCCACAAGGGTGGGGGCACCATGGCACTGAAAAACATTTCGATGAAAGATGCCACGGTGAGCTTGCTTTATCGTAAGCGCGTATTTTGGCTGGTACTATTGGTGTTTGGCAATATCTTTTCCGGTGCAGGCATTGCCCACTTTGAAGATGCCATTTTAGCTTATGTGGCCCTGGTGTTCTTCTTGCCGCTACTCATTGACAGTGGCGGTAATGCCGGCGCCCAGTCTTCGACCTTAATGGTACGCGCACTGGCAACCGGTGATGTAATTCTCAAAGACTGGTTCTCGATGCTGGGACGTGAGTTTAGTGTTGCACTATTGCTTGGTGTAACTATTGGCTTGGCGGTCGCCACCCTCGGTATTTTCCGTGGTGGTTATGAGATTGCCTTGGTGGTCTCCATGTCGATGGTAGCGATCGTCATTGTGGGCAGTGTGATTGGCATGAGTTTACCCTTCATCCTATCACGCTTTAAACTCGACCCGGCAGCGGCATCCGTCCCTTTGATCACTACGATTGCCGATGGCGTCGGTGTCATTATCTTTTTCTCGATTGCGGTGATGATGTTGGATATGCCTGCTGATGTTTAA
- a CDS encoding adenylosuccinate synthase — MSKRNLVVIGSQWGDEGKGKIVDLLTDRVAAVVRFQGGHNAGHTLVIDGKKTVLHLIPSGILREEVECFIGNGVVLAPDALQKEVDQLEANGVSVKSRLKISEACPLILDYHVALDQAREIARGNKAIGTTGRGIGPAYEDKVARRGLRAGDLKNLEQFKKKLAETLDYHNYFLTQYYKVQPVDFETLWLKCKKYAELVVPMLADIPALIDGYNREGKNLLFEGAQGTLLDIDHGTYPYVTSSNTTAGGAASGAGIGPCHLDYVLGITKAYTTRVGGGPFPTELIYSVAEDEGDAIGKELGQRGHEFGATTGRQRRCGWFDAVAMRRAAQINSLTGMCLTKLDVMDDLAEVQVCVGYEYQGKRIDLPPASADEYALCTPIYETLPGWQSSTVGIDSWEKLPVQARDYIQYLEQQVGVPVAILSTGPDRAETLILHDPFA; from the coding sequence ATGTCTAAACGTAATCTTGTAGTGATTGGCTCTCAATGGGGTGATGAGGGTAAGGGTAAAATTGTTGATTTATTGACGGATCGTGTTGCTGCGGTGGTTCGCTTTCAAGGCGGACATAATGCAGGCCATACCCTAGTGATTGATGGTAAGAAAACCGTTCTTCATTTAATCCCGTCAGGAATACTCAGAGAAGAGGTTGAGTGTTTCATCGGTAATGGTGTGGTGCTGGCTCCTGATGCCTTACAAAAAGAAGTGGATCAACTTGAAGCGAATGGCGTTAGTGTTAAATCTCGACTTAAGATTAGTGAGGCCTGTCCATTAATATTGGATTATCACGTTGCCTTGGATCAAGCAAGAGAAATTGCCCGTGGTAACAAAGCGATAGGTACAACCGGAAGAGGCATTGGTCCTGCTTATGAAGATAAGGTGGCGCGTCGTGGACTTCGTGCTGGTGACCTTAAAAACCTTGAACAGTTTAAGAAAAAACTTGCCGAAACGCTAGACTATCACAATTACTTTTTGACTCAATACTATAAGGTTCAGCCTGTTGATTTCGAAACGCTTTGGCTGAAGTGCAAAAAGTATGCTGAACTTGTAGTACCTATGCTTGCAGACATACCCGCGTTGATTGATGGTTATAACCGTGAGGGTAAAAATCTTTTATTTGAAGGTGCCCAAGGCACATTGCTTGATATCGATCATGGTACCTATCCCTACGTGACTTCTTCAAATACTACAGCAGGAGGCGCGGCTTCCGGAGCGGGTATTGGTCCTTGCCACTTGGATTATGTTTTAGGGATTACCAAAGCCTATACTACTCGTGTTGGTGGTGGACCCTTCCCAACCGAGTTGATTTATAGTGTTGCTGAAGATGAAGGTGATGCGATAGGTAAAGAGCTTGGGCAACGTGGACATGAATTTGGTGCGACAACGGGGCGTCAACGCCGCTGTGGTTGGTTTGATGCAGTAGCAATGCGTCGTGCTGCGCAGATTAACAGTTTAACTGGGATGTGTCTAACTAAGCTTGACGTTATGGACGATCTTGCCGAGGTTCAGGTCTGTGTTGGTTATGAATACCAAGGCAAACGCATTGATTTACCGCCAGCGAGTGCGGATGAGTATGCGCTCTGTACGCCGATTTATGAGACCTTACCTGGTTGGCAGTCTTCAACGGTAGGTATTGACTCATGGGAAAAGTTACCTGTTCAAGCACGTGATTATATTCAGTATCTAGAGCAGCAAGTTGGTGTCCCGGTTGCTATTTTATCTACTGGGCCAGATCGTGCAGAAACCTTGATTTTGCATGATCCTTTTGCTTAG
- a CDS encoding DUF2065 domain-containing protein, whose amino-acid sequence MLEAALITAIALVFIFEGLLPFLFPKFWQRIMLRAAQLPENHLRLTGLGSVLIGLIILWLWA is encoded by the coding sequence ATGTTGGAAGCGGCTCTAATTACTGCGATAGCTCTGGTCTTTATTTTTGAAGGCCTTTTGCCGTTTCTGTTTCCAAAGTTTTGGCAGAGGATCATGTTACGTGCAGCCCAGTTGCCTGAAAATCATTTAAGGTTAACAGGTTTGGGCAGTGTGTTAATTGGTCTGATAATCCTCTGGTTGTGGGCTTAG
- the hflK gene encoding FtsH protease activity modulator HflK yields the protein MAWNEPGKPGQDPWGSNSGGNSGRNDGPSAPKGPKKRNDQDLDELLKKAQEMFGGAGNKFNGGIGNKGIGAIFLIVLVVWLLSGIYIVDTAERGVVTRFGAFVQETGPGPHWHIPYPIESVQKVNVDRIRTAEIGYRSDAQNRSGSVLAESLMLTRDENIVDIRIAVQYRVSSAADYLYNVRDPDATLRMASESAIREIVGKNTMDYVLTQGRNEVVAMVRELTQRNLDAYQAGLFITTANLQDAQPPEQVQAAFADVVKAREDRERLINEAEAYANRILPEARGQAARIVEEARAYRDQVVAQAQGQASRFTSVVTEYQNAPEIMRERLYLDAMTNVLSNTSKVLMGSENANNLMYLPLDKMMTGGQASVPFNANLGQTPQPSATGSRVNTGSSSTSASNTDGSPTNIRDYLRNRELR from the coding sequence ATGGCTTGGAATGAACCGGGAAAACCTGGGCAAGACCCTTGGGGTAGCAACTCGGGCGGTAACTCAGGGCGCAATGATGGCCCAAGTGCCCCTAAAGGCCCTAAAAAACGCAATGACCAGGATTTAGATGAGTTGCTGAAAAAAGCTCAAGAAATGTTTGGCGGAGCAGGCAATAAGTTTAATGGTGGTATCGGTAATAAAGGCATAGGTGCGATTTTTTTAATCGTTCTTGTTGTTTGGCTTTTGTCCGGTATCTATATTGTAGATACTGCAGAGAGAGGTGTGGTTACTCGTTTTGGCGCATTTGTTCAAGAGACCGGGCCGGGGCCGCATTGGCATATTCCTTATCCTATTGAATCCGTGCAAAAAGTGAATGTTGACCGTATTCGTACTGCTGAGATAGGGTATCGATCAGATGCTCAAAACCGGTCCGGTAGTGTGCTTGCAGAGTCTTTGATGTTAACGCGCGATGAAAATATTGTTGATATTCGTATTGCGGTTCAGTATCGTGTTAGTTCAGCGGCAGATTATTTATATAATGTTCGTGACCCTGATGCAACTCTCAGAATGGCTTCTGAAAGTGCAATTCGTGAAATTGTTGGCAAGAATACGATGGACTATGTTTTAACACAAGGGCGTAACGAAGTCGTAGCAATGGTCAGAGAGTTAACTCAACGTAATCTAGATGCCTATCAGGCTGGTTTGTTTATTACTACTGCCAACCTTCAAGATGCCCAGCCGCCTGAGCAGGTTCAAGCTGCATTTGCGGATGTGGTTAAAGCTCGTGAGGATAGAGAGCGTCTGATTAATGAAGCGGAAGCGTACGCTAACCGTATTTTACCTGAGGCACGTGGTCAAGCAGCCCGTATTGTTGAAGAAGCACGCGCTTACCGTGATCAAGTTGTTGCCCAGGCACAAGGTCAGGCCAGTCGCTTTACAAGCGTGGTTACCGAGTATCAGAATGCTCCAGAAATCATGCGTGAACGTTTGTACCTAGATGCTATGACTAATGTATTGTCAAATACCAGCAAGGTATTAATGGGTTCAGAGAATGCCAATAATCTTATGTATCTGCCGCTTGATAAAATGATGACGGGTGGTCAAGCCAGTGTGCCTTTTAATGCTAACCTAGGCCAAACTCCACAGCCATCAGCGACTGGATCAAGAGTCAATACTGGCTCAAGCTCAACGAGCGCTTCAAATACGGATGGGTCACCGACTAATATCCGCGACTACTTGAGAAATAGGGAGTTACGTTAA
- the mgtE gene encoding magnesium transporter, protein MTYPWDYDPDYNNQSLYLDRLNDLNKLLAERKFDAVRQCIAEIEVQDTAELLEGMPKQTKALFFRTLPRKTATEVFAYLNHELKEDLINNLSDEDALHLVKNMEPDDRAAFLDELPAEIVQELTARLPRDKLLEVKLLLGYPAESVGRLMRPDYVAIKQNWTVQQALTYLRTIRKDTGRLSTLFVLDEDNKLADSIHIRELALAVDPNTPISDLMDHRVIYIHAREDQEKAVETMQHYDLNALPVVDGDQVLVGVVTIDDVLDIAEAETTEDFHKMGSVGVINFNLNTASPVLLYRKRVGWLLLLVFVNIFAGLAIANFEDMIEAVVALVFFLPLIIGSSGNAGSQAATLMVRSLATGDVELKDWGRLLFKEISVAAALGITMALAIAMIGFWRGGMDLAWVVGLSMIAVVLVGSLMGMSLPFLLSKLHIDPATASAPLITSMADIVGIMIYFSIAVMILQI, encoded by the coding sequence ATGACCTACCCTTGGGATTATGATCCGGACTATAACAATCAGTCCCTCTACTTGGATCGACTTAACGATTTAAATAAGCTATTGGCGGAACGCAAATTCGATGCAGTTCGTCAATGCATTGCCGAAATTGAAGTCCAAGACACCGCGGAACTTCTTGAAGGCATGCCTAAGCAAACCAAGGCCTTATTCTTTCGCACCCTACCTCGTAAAACGGCCACCGAAGTCTTTGCCTATCTTAACCATGAGCTCAAAGAAGATTTAATCAACAACCTGAGTGACGAAGATGCACTTCATCTCGTCAAAAACATGGAACCGGACGACCGTGCCGCCTTCCTCGACGAACTCCCAGCGGAGATAGTACAAGAGCTTACCGCACGCTTGCCACGTGATAAATTACTCGAAGTTAAATTATTGTTAGGTTATCCGGCTGAAAGTGTGGGTCGTTTAATGCGGCCTGACTATGTTGCGATTAAGCAGAACTGGACCGTTCAACAGGCACTTACCTACCTACGCACCATTCGCAAGGATACCGGGCGCTTAAGCACTTTATTTGTTTTAGATGAAGATAACAAGCTTGCCGACTCTATTCATATTCGTGAGTTGGCACTGGCCGTTGACCCAAACACCCCCATCTCTGACTTAATGGATCACCGCGTGATTTACATTCACGCACGTGAAGACCAAGAAAAAGCGGTTGAGACCATGCAGCACTACGATCTCAACGCGCTGCCGGTTGTGGATGGTGACCAGGTGCTTGTCGGCGTGGTGACAATTGATGACGTTCTAGACATCGCAGAAGCCGAAACCACTGAAGACTTCCATAAAATGGGCTCGGTCGGTGTCATTAACTTCAACCTAAATACGGCCAGCCCGGTTCTGCTTTACCGTAAGCGTGTTGGCTGGCTGCTTTTGCTGGTATTTGTAAATATTTTTGCGGGTCTGGCGATTGCAAATTTTGAAGATATGATTGAAGCGGTCGTCGCACTGGTATTCTTCCTTCCGCTAATTATTGGTAGTTCGGGGAACGCCGGCTCACAGGCCGCAACACTAATGGTTCGCTCACTCGCTACCGGCGATGTAGAACTCAAAGACTGGGGAAGACTCTTGTTTAAAGAAATTTCTGTCGCAGCGGCATTGGGCATTACGATGGCACTGGCGATTGCGATGATAGGGTTTTGGCGTGGGGGAATGGACTTAGCTTGGGTGGTTGGTCTCTCGATGATTGCTGTAGTTTTGGTCGGCAGTTTAATGGGGATGAGTCTACCATTTTTACTCAGCAAACTCCACATTGACCCTGCAACCGCCAGTGCGCCCCTTATTACATCCATGGCCGACATTGTCGGTATCATGATCTATTTTAGTATCGCAGTTATGATTCTACAGATTTAA
- a CDS encoding transporter, whose translation MTTLFKLKKLTLATLLAAPVTAFAGSPMNVDDAGILDHKSCHVEAWADSYAKENQVWVAPACNFNGHWELGFALGRANFDDAADFNLYGLNAKTLLTEQDGWAVALSLGVVFADKIEHDQALYTLIAPISFNLLDDQLDLHLNLGFSRDQTLEKDFALWGIGAEYHFTDSVRGYAEAFGNTETGNHETRGYQFGAAFNVTDKWQLDISYGDSLKDANNETNHVRLGFVYETASWLK comes from the coding sequence ATGACAACACTTTTCAAACTAAAAAAACTTACCCTAGCAACGCTGCTTGCTGCTCCAGTCACGGCTTTCGCCGGATCACCGATGAACGTTGATGATGCGGGCATCCTAGATCACAAGTCTTGCCATGTTGAAGCTTGGGCAGACAGTTATGCTAAAGAGAATCAAGTTTGGGTTGCACCGGCTTGTAACTTTAATGGTCATTGGGAACTAGGCTTTGCGCTAGGACGCGCTAACTTTGATGATGCGGCCGACTTTAACCTGTACGGCCTGAATGCCAAAACCCTGCTAACCGAGCAAGACGGCTGGGCCGTCGCACTCAGCTTGGGCGTGGTCTTTGCCGACAAAATTGAACATGATCAAGCCCTTTATACATTGATCGCACCGATCAGCTTTAACCTATTGGATGATCAATTAGATCTCCATCTAAATCTTGGATTCAGCCGTGACCAAACCCTAGAGAAAGACTTTGCACTTTGGGGTATCGGTGCTGAATACCATTTCACCGATTCTGTGCGCGGTTATGCTGAAGCCTTTGGCAATACCGAAACGGGTAACCACGAAACACGCGGTTATCAATTCGGTGCAGCCTTTAATGTCACTGACAAATGGCAACTGGATATCAGCTATGGCGACAGCTTAAAAGACGCCAATAATGAAACCAACCATGTCCGCTTAGGTTTTGTCTACGAAACCGCAAGCTGGTTGAAATAA
- a CDS encoding ATP phosphoribosyltransferase regulatory subunit, protein MQQDIWFTPEGIEDLLPQQAEKLEYYRQGLLNELKLSGYLQVLPPIAEFTDSLLTGTGRKLALDTCRFTDYETGRMMGVRADMTPQVARIVSNRIKPAGLLRLCYVGEVLKSRNNKAKGSRSPIQLGAELFGHKGVESDIEIIDLMLGCARYLALPNLKISLGHVGIVQELMAQAAFDQAQQDDLVDILKRKAMPEYQAWLSRQVGLSEKLYTAFSILPELCGDAEKVIDLAKQALSGVTAEIDSALADVETLVQYLIHTQQLASHLDLSDLRGFQYHTGVIFACYSVGETPVLLAKGGRYDEVCAAFGEAHPATGFSLDLRNLLDHLPERASTLTCVYAPISQNPALYAKITSLRTDGIQVVRCYGSEDIPPGSAKLVEQNGDWIIQTN, encoded by the coding sequence ATGCAACAAGACATATGGTTCACACCTGAAGGTATTGAAGACCTTCTTCCGCAGCAAGCCGAAAAGCTTGAGTACTATCGTCAAGGTTTACTTAACGAGTTGAAATTATCGGGTTATTTGCAAGTTTTGCCTCCGATTGCCGAATTTACCGATTCATTGCTAACCGGTACAGGTCGCAAGTTGGCATTAGATACTTGTCGATTTACTGACTATGAAACCGGTCGTATGATGGGGGTACGCGCTGATATGACGCCTCAAGTGGCGCGTATTGTGAGTAATCGCATCAAACCTGCTGGATTATTGCGTCTTTGTTATGTGGGTGAAGTGTTAAAATCACGCAATAATAAGGCTAAAGGCTCTCGCAGTCCGATTCAGCTTGGTGCTGAATTATTTGGTCATAAGGGTGTGGAAAGCGATATAGAAATTATCGATCTGATGCTCGGTTGTGCACGTTATTTGGCCTTACCAAATTTGAAAATTAGTCTTGGTCATGTTGGTATTGTTCAAGAGCTGATGGCGCAAGCTGCCTTTGATCAAGCACAGCAAGATGATTTGGTCGATATTCTTAAGCGTAAGGCGATGCCTGAGTACCAGGCCTGGTTAAGTCGTCAGGTTGGATTATCTGAAAAATTATACACTGCGTTTTCAATACTGCCTGAGTTGTGCGGTGATGCCGAAAAGGTCATCGACCTGGCTAAGCAGGCCTTGTCAGGTGTGACGGCTGAAATAGATAGTGCGCTAGCTGATGTAGAAACGCTTGTTCAATATCTTATTCACACCCAACAGTTAGCTTCTCACTTAGACCTGAGTGATCTACGAGGATTTCAATATCATACCGGTGTGATTTTTGCCTGTTACAGCGTTGGTGAAACGCCTGTGTTGTTAGCTAAGGGCGGGCGTTATGACGAAGTGTGCGCTGCGTTTGGTGAGGCGCATCCAGCGACAGGTTTTAGTCTTGATTTACGTAATCTTCTTGATCATTTACCTGAACGCGCATCGACATTGACTTGTGTCTATGCCCCGATTAGTCAAAATCCGGCTTTGTATGCAAAAATTACTTCCTTGCGTACCGATGGTATCCAGGTTGTTCGTTGTTATGGTAGTGAGGATATACCTCCAGGATCGGCTAAATTAGTCGAGCAGAATGGCGACTGGATCATACAAACTAACTAA
- a CDS encoding MgtC/SapB family protein: protein MIKAYEYLDLMLFVSTLLNLSVAFALGSIIGYERQVRQRTAGLRTNILVAVGAAMFVDMAARLHGIYGGHHGAVHVIAYVVSGIGFLGAGVIMREEGNIRGINTAATLWGSAAVGAAAGAGLILEACLGALFVLSANTVMRPIVNHINRQPLDTLETEVTSTLVVIAPKEHQNEAFELMEIILEKAKYPFQDVEINAFGEHEVEIEAKLVSQSIDGDDFEKVVDRLRRSPFTTQVFWSASTSE, encoded by the coding sequence ATGATTAAAGCCTATGAATACCTTGATTTAATGCTATTTGTTAGCACATTACTAAATCTATCTGTTGCGTTTGCACTGGGTAGCATTATTGGCTATGAACGCCAAGTTCGCCAGCGTACTGCTGGCTTACGCACCAATATTCTAGTCGCAGTCGGGGCGGCGATGTTTGTCGATATGGCCGCACGATTGCACGGCATTTATGGTGGCCACCATGGAGCCGTTCATGTCATTGCTTATGTGGTGTCCGGCATCGGCTTCTTGGGTGCGGGTGTCATTATGCGTGAAGAAGGCAATATTCGTGGCATTAACACCGCAGCCACGCTATGGGGTTCAGCTGCGGTCGGTGCCGCCGCTGGAGCCGGTTTAATTTTAGAAGCCTGCTTAGGTGCACTGTTTGTGCTTTCGGCCAATACGGTGATGCGCCCGATAGTGAACCACATTAACCGCCAACCTTTGGATACCCTTGAAACCGAGGTCACCAGCACATTGGTGGTAATTGCACCAAAAGAACACCAAAACGAAGCGTTTGAACTAATGGAAATTATTTTGGAAAAAGCCAAGTACCCCTTCCAGGATGTCGAAATTAATGCCTTTGGTGAACATGAAGTCGAAATTGAAGCCAAACTGGTTTCTCAGTCGATTGATGGCGATGACTTTGAAAAAGTGGTTGATCGCTTACGCCGCTCCCCCTTTACAACCCAGGTATTCTGGTCTGCCAGTACCTCTGAATAG